Proteins encoded in a region of the Ornithodoros turicata isolate Travis chromosome 3, ASM3712646v1, whole genome shotgun sequence genome:
- the LOC135388102 gene encoding ATP synthase subunit O, mitochondrial-like, translating to MASAGRMVGLARQFSTSAVQRSALVRPPLAVFGVDGRYATALYSAASKEKKLDAIEKELLKFKGQLEQDKKLAEFIDNPLVQKLAKRDALTQALTKLNYSKIMVNFIGALAEHGRIRQVATVINTFSRIMGAVRGEVHCEITSAKPLDAATEKELEGALKAFLKKGEVIILTKKVDPSIIGGLIVSIGDKYVDMSIASKVKTFTDVIKQAV from the exons GCTCGCCAGTTCAGCACGTCTGCTGTGCAGAGGAGTGCACTCGTTCGC CCTCCACTCGCTGTCTTCGGCGTCGATGGCCGCTACGCCACAGCTCTCTATTCTGCCGCGTCCAAGGAGAAGAAGCTGGATGCAATCGAGAAAGAACTGCTCAAGTTCAAG GGCCAACTGGAACAAGATAAAAAGTTAGCTGAATTCATCGACAACCCATTGGTTCAGAAGCTCGCTAAGAGAG ATGCACTCACGCAGGCATTGACTAAGCTGAATTACAGTAAGATCATGGTGAACTTCATTG GTGCCCTCGCGGAGCACGGTAGGATTCGCCAGGTCGCAACCGTCATCAACACCTTCAGCCGCATCATGGGAGCTGTCAGGGGGGAGGTGCACTGTGAGATTACCAGCGCTAAG CCCCTTGATGCTGCGACAGAAAAGGAACTTGAAGGTGCACTTAAGGCATTCCTTAAGAAGGGGGAAGTCATCATACTTACGAAGAAG GTGGATCCCAGCATAATAGGCGGCCTCATTGTCAGCATAGGAGACAAGTACGTGGACATGTCTATTGCTTCGAAAGTTAAGACCTTCACAGATGTTATCAAACAGGCTGTCTGA